CAATATTGGGGCGTTGGACTTCGCTTCGGTTCTCATTACAAATACCAACTAGGAAGCTGCCTCGCTTTTATTGGAAGATTTAATGCTTCTTTACTCGTTGGTGAAAATAAATTTCACAACTTTCAATCTGTGATTTTCTCCTCGGAGGCAGAGGAACTGCAGCTCAATATTTCTGGAAAGAACAAGTGTCATGTTGTTCCCGGCTATAGTTTAGGCGCAGGATTTGCTATTGAGCCGGAAATTTGCGGCTGCACCCTATCACTGAGAGTAGGGTATGAATTCAACGAATGGTACAACATTCCGAAGCATCGTACATTTTCCGGTGAATCGACTGTCGATGGCGAAGTTGCCTATTCCGATTCAGCTTCAAACCGTACGTGGGGGAGTCATGGACTCTTTGCGGGTTTGAGTTTTGCGTTTTAAGGTAATATAAAAACTAGATTCTGCTTGCTTGATTTTTGTATCAAAGGTTGAAGCTCGATATTGGTTTCTTCTTTGAGAAGAAGATAAGCTGTTTCCACCAGGTCTAATACCATGCTAGACGTTGCCGAAAGAGGGCGAGCAGAAACGCTTAAAATTACGTAATCGTAACTGCTTTCGGCATCTTTCAATACTTGAGAGAGATTGTATGCTTCCGATGCATTTTCTTCGATAAACAGTGTTTCATAGCTTGAATGCGATTCGATACTTTCTCTTTTTGCTTTCCCTAGTTCGATGACGAATAATTTTTTTCCTTGTTGAGCCAGGCGCTTGGCCAAATGCCTGGAGAAAGAAAACTGCAGATCTCCAATAACAGCGAACTTTCCCCTCTCGCTTTTTATCAGAGAAGAGAGAATATTCATTTCAGTTTCTTGAAGACGAGAAATTGTTCCCCCAATATTCACACCTGCGCCTGCTAAATGATCTTGAGAAACGGCAAACCCTTTTACAAATGCATTGAAGAATAAAAAGCCGCAGGAAATGCACATCCCAAAGATAGCTCCTAAGATTGCATACAGTAAAAGATGAGGACGAAGAGGTTTAACAGGAGGGGTAGCCAGATCTAAAGGAGCTGATTGGGCAATCTCCAGGTTAGAGGAGATATTTTTGGACTCTACCAGTTTGGTTAACTCCTCTACCATCCGGGCATTCATGTCGATTTGATGTTCGATGAGTTTTTCTGAAGCCCATTTTTTAGGTAATTGATTCAACTCTTTTTGGATTTTAGCCGTTTGCCGGCTGATTAAGTTTTTTTCTTGCTTTAAGCGCTGTTTCTGTGCAGCAACGGCTTCTGCTAATTGGTTGACCAGGATCGATTTTTGCTGTTGGATCAGATCTAAAACTGCGCTCTGCAAAGATTCAATTTTTGCTTTCAATTGCAGTTGTTTCAAATTAGTCAATTCGAGGGTTTGATTGAGGTGGAGAGCATAAAATTTCTTTAATGTTTCCAATTCAACTTGAATTCTCTCTTTTTCCCTGGTGCCATGATTGGAATCGTCTTGAATGGCGACCACGTATTGGCTGGCTTTTTTTGTCAAATCCAACGAAACGGGGTCGTTTTGGAATGCGGAGCTGAATGAGCTGATCTCAAATCCTGGCTTATAGAGCTGATCGATCATGTATTCATATTGCAACGCTTGATTTTCTAAATCGCTAAGTTGTTTTGAATAAGTGATATAAAGTTCCGAAGCAGTGTCAAGGTTGATCCCCTGGAATTCAGTTTGCGGAAATTGTTGATGCTCCAGCCTTTCCTTGATTGATTTTTGGCTGACTTCGAGATAATGCAGTAAATGACTGAGATAATTGATGAATTGGAGGCGGTATTGCGTAAGCTCTTCTTTCAAGGTGTCTTCTTCCCAAGGATGGGCATTCTTAAGTTTCTCTAAACACCTGTTGAGTTCTTCATTCCATGAGTTGACCAGATAGTTAGGATGATCCATTAAGCGCACTGCTGGCAGAGGATATTTTTCGCTTTTGAGGCTTGCTATCACGATTTGTGCGTCTTCTGTCCGATGACGCAGTTCATTCAGGTCTTCAATGTGTTTAGAGAAACTCTCTTGCCAAGCGGAGGCTGTCTTGGAATGAGAGGTTCGAAGAGCAAGTTCAATTTGATCGGAACGGGCGTCAAGTTCTTTAATTTTAGAAACCAGTTCATTGAAATATTCTGGCTGCTCTTTTGCTTGATAAATGCAGTGATTGGTATCAAATTCTTCAAACCTTTGCAGGTTTAGCTCAGCGTGCATGTATTGCTGCCTAAGCATTTGCAGCTCTTTTGTTAGAAGCTCCATCCCTTTTTCAGATTCGATATAGCCAACGCTGTCGGTATCATCGGAAAGCTGAGAAGCGTAAGTAGTCAGGATCTGTTCAAGGCTGTCTACCATCTCTTTTTCTCGACGGTTGAGATAGGAAATTTGCTCTGCGGAAATTCTGTCTTGCTCTTCTCTTTGGTATTCTTGATACACTCTCATCAATGCGTTTAGAAACTGAGCTGAGAGCCTGCGATTGGGATCATCGAATGCTAGTTGCAAAAGAGAGCTGTCATCAGGATCGGAAGTGATCGATAAGCGGTTGCGCAGGCTCTCTACGACGTTATCCATAGGGAGCAGATGTAAAAGGTATGGAGCCGATTCTTCAGGCGTTTCGTTGATGCGGACGACAAAGGAAAAATCTGCATTTTCAAATGGGAGATTTGGAGCGCCGGTACCCAGAATCTCTCCGGTTTCTACATCGATCACTTTAAAAAAAGGTTCTTTTGTAAAAATAATGGTTAGAGATTTGGGAATTTGAGAGGTGTAGATTATCTTTTCAATGAAAATTTTAGATTGTTGGTCTGGAATCGGATAATTTTGAATTTTTCTCAGATAGTAGTATTCGGTGGTAAAATTTTCAAAGATCTTTTGTTTAAGACCGGCCTGGCTCGGAAACTTCTGCAAAGATGCTTGCAGCCCAAGCTGGTAAACGACCCTTTCCAGTAATTTTCGAGACATCATCAGTGATTTTGCATCGCTTTTTTGCTGGTTGGAAAAGCTTGATGTTAGAAGGGAGGCAAGATTGGAAGTGCCAAGAGAGTCTTTTGTTTTTCCTCTATCTTTGAAGCTGGCCTCTGAGTGGAACATCACCGGGCGGGTGAGCCCAAAAATGCTCATCGCAAGAGATCCTAATAAGATGGTGAAAATGATCCAATGTTTTTTCTTTTTTAAGAGGGAGTACAGGTCTTTGAAAAGAATGGCATCTTCCTGAGGTTGCTGCGTTTGGGGCATGGGGCTCTCTTTTTTCTTATCTAAAACATTTCATAAGTCATAAAGATATCACGCGTTCCTACAAGTGAAGGAGTCAACTGGCTGATGAATCGGTTCCACTGAGTGATCGGTTTTTCCGATACGTAAATGGTGTCTCCAGGCATGAGCAGCATGCTTCGATTGGGCAGATGAATGATATGCTCCCATGAAATAACGTAGATTTTTGGACAAGCGAGATCTCCTCTGATGATTTGAATGCAGCGTCTATTTCCTGTAAAAGGGATTCCTCCTGCCCTTACAATGGCTTCAGGCAGGCTAATATATCCATAGGGAATTTCGATTGCTGAAGGGCGGTTGACCTCCCCCATCACCATCACGACGGCATCATCCGGGTTGGCAATGAAGATCTTATCTCCCCCTTTCATGACGATGTTTTGGCTCATATCCCCTTCGTTCATGAGTTTGTAGAGATCAACAGAAAGAGGGGTTCCGTCTCTTAAAACATAGCTCATGAAAAGGTTTGCTCTGGGGTTGATTCTTGCTTTTGACAACATCTCGTATAAGCGTATTTTGCCATCTGCCGGCATGATCGGAACTTCTGCGTTTCCTGCGATGTCCACTTTGCGAGACAGACGGTCCCGATATGAGATAAAGACTTCCGCATCGGCATATTGCTGTTGAATTTCCCGTTGGATTTTCTGTTGTGCTTCTAGCAAAGTCAATCCTTCTACTTTAACCGGAGCAATATCCGGTAGATCTACTTCGCCATTAACAACGCGAAACCCTCCGACAGCATGGTTGATGAAGTCGAATGCGTTTTGAATCTCTTTTCGCAAAGGGTGGTAGAGGACGATATTGAGCACGTCGTCTTCGACAATGACATCTTGATACTCAATCAAAGCATCGTGAGGAAGCGGGGGGATCTCTTCTCCGGTCATTTCCAGTATAGCTAGTTTTCCCTGACGGATGCGGTAGGAGTCGATCACAAATTCGTCGGGACCAACGACATTGTAGTCACAGCATGGCCGTGAACATGAGTTAAAGAGAATGAAGGAGAAAAGAATTAGTATAGAGAATTTTAAATGCATTTCAAGTCAATACTTCGTAAGAGTGACCTGACATGCTACTGGATTTTTATTTTTTTGTCTTTAAGACAAAAAAAGAGGAACAAAATTTTGTTCCTCTTTTTTTAAAGTATCTATCAAATTCAGCTTAGAACGCAGCAGACAATCTTACGAACAGACCGTCAAAGCCAAGGTCGCAGCAGTTTGAAGAGACAAGGCCGATGTCGCCAGATTTGGAGAGGTCTGTGAAGCCGCCAAGGTTAAACCACTGGTGGAACTCATAACCTACAGAGAAAGCCAGATCTGTGCAGCAGACATTGCAAAGCGGGAAAGTGATGCCCACATTTAGATCAAGCACAGCGATAGACTTCCAGCAAGAGCCGCTTACTAGAGGACCTTGAATGAATTCATTTCCCTCTCCAGCTGATTTTCCACTGTATCTAAAATCTTGAGAAGCCTCCCCGACGCCGATTCCTAATGAAAGCCCTCCAAAGAAATCAAAGCAATCGCAGATTTTATAGCTGGCCTTGTTTCCTATGTAAAGTCCATAAAAGTCTAAGTCTGCTTTTTGGAAAATAACATCTGCAGCGCTATCTTCCCCAAGAGGATCTTCAATACTGCTGGAGTATATTGAGTCCCTGGTTTGTTTGATGTTGGCGTACCGGAAACCGGAGAAGAGTCTTGTCGCAAGGCAGTCGGATAATTCGAGATGGTATCCTAACTCGACATCAACTTGATTGAGTTCAACTTTGTAATCCGAAGCTGCAAATTCAATTAGAGGTGGAGTTTCGCCTGCGATATCGCTAAAAACGACACCTGAAGATCCGGTTATACCAATAGCAAAGTCTTGATCGACATTATTGATAGAGCTGCCGTCTTTGCTGCGGAACCATGTGTAATGGATGCCAAGATCAAGATCGCCGCATGCTTTCAAAACACCGATGCGGAAGCCTGAATCGTAAGAAGGGCATATGCCTGCAAGTTTTCTTACATCCCCCCCTATAGCTCCCTCAGCACCCACATATGTGAAAGCGTAATCTAAATCGCATCTTCTAGGCCTCCAGTAAAGATAGTCGGCATAGATTGACCAGCCTTCGCATGGATCGCAATCGCATAGACTGAATCCGCAATCGCTTCCTGTATCGCAGCTGTAGTAGTCGCTTGCGTTTGCGGGAGTGAACTGGGTTGAGGAAACAACAGTTGACAGAGCAACTATCCATTTTTTCCAAGACATTGAATATCCTCCAATTTTAGAATTGCTTGTTGATTAATGATTCAAGTAAGACCTATATCAATATTCCTATTTTTAAGAAAAGAAATATTTTCTAGATAAAATTTAATTACTCAAGACTCCTTGGCAGCATTGTTGCCCTATCCCTCTCTAGTATAGATCAAAAAAAAAGAGGGACAGGAATCTGTCCCTCTTTCATTTAAAAGAAATATCAAATTTCAGCTTAGAACGCAGCAGACAATCTTACGAACAGACCGTCAAAGCCAAGGTCGCAGCAGTTTGAAGAAACGAGGCCTCTGCCAGCAGCTTCTCCTTCGCTGTCAACAGTACGTGAAAGGGAGGTGAAGCCGCCAAGGTTAAACCACTGGTGGAATTCGTAACCTACAGAAAAAGCCAAATCTGTGCAGCAGACGTTGCAAAGAGGGAAAGTGATGCCCACGTTTAGATCAAGCACAGCGATAGACTTCCAGCAAGACTCATTCACTAAATCCGCTTGAGTGTAATCTGTGCCGCCTATACTTTTACCTTTGTGATCAAAATCCTGAGAAACCTCTCCGACGCCGATTCCCAGTGAAAGTCCTCCAAAGAAATCAAAGCAGTCGCAGATTTTATAGCTAGCTTTGTTTCCTACGTAAAGTCCGTAAAAATCCAGATCGGCTTTCTGGTGAATAACATCCACTTGGTTAAGAGAACTTTCGGCGAACTGATCATTAATATTACTGGAGTATACTGAGTCTTGAGTTTGCTTAATATTAGCGTAGCGGAAGCCTGAGAAAAGTCTTGCCGCAAGGCAATCGGACAACTCAAGGTGGTATCCTAATTCGACATCAACTTGATTGAGCTCAATTTTATAATCCGAAGCTGCTAATTGGATCCCGTCAGTAACAAATAAACTTGCACTTCCAATTTTAGTTGGAAGAATCAAGAAATCTTCGCCGACATTGTTGATGGAACTGCCGTCTTTGCTACGGAACCATGTATAATGGACGCCAAAATCTAGATCGCCGAACGCCTTCAAAATACCGATGCGGAAACCGGAATCATAAGAAGGGCATATGCCGGATAATCCTGTAGCGAATGCTTCTTGTAGTTCACTACCATTTTCGATATACGTTATCGCATAATCTAAATCACACTTTCTAGGTCTCCAGTAGAGGTAGTCGGCATAGATTGACCAGCCTTCGCATGGATCGCTATCGCAGAAACTGAATCCGCAATCACTTCCTGTATCGCAACTGCTGTAGCTGCCAGCGTTTGCGGGACTGAACTGAGTTGAGAAAACAACAGTTGACAGAGCAACTATCCATTTTTTCCAAGACATTGAATATCCTCCAATTTTAGAATTGCTTGTTGATTAATGATTCAAGTAAGACCTATATCAATATTCCTATTTTTAAGAAAAGAAATATTTTCTAGGTAAAACCTGATTTTCAAAAAAAAATATTTTATAG
This genomic window from Waddlia chondrophila WSU 86-1044 contains:
- a CDS encoding wzc Tyrosine-protein kinase, coding for MPQTQQPQEDAILFKDLYSLLKKKKHWIIFTILLGSLAMSIFGLTRPVMFHSEASFKDRGKTKDSLGTSNLASLLTSSFSNQQKSDAKSLMMSRKLLERVVYQLGLQASLQKFPSQAGLKQKIFENFTTEYYYLRKIQNYPIPDQQSKIFIEKIIYTSQIPKSLTIIFTKEPFFKVIDVETGEILGTGAPNLPFENADFSFVVRINETPEESAPYLLHLLPMDNVVESLRNRLSITSDPDDSSLLQLAFDDPNRRLSAQFLNALMRVYQEYQREEQDRISAEQISYLNRREKEMVDSLEQILTTYASQLSDDTDSVGYIESEKGMELLTKELQMLRQQYMHAELNLQRFEEFDTNHCIYQAKEQPEYFNELVSKIKELDARSDQIELALRTSHSKTASAWQESFSKHIEDLNELRHRTEDAQIVIASLKSEKYPLPAVRLMDHPNYLVNSWNEELNRCLEKLKNAHPWEEDTLKEELTQYRLQFINYLSHLLHYLEVSQKSIKERLEHQQFPQTEFQGINLDTASELYITYSKQLSDLENQALQYEYMIDQLYKPGFEISSFSSAFQNDPVSLDLTKKASQYVVAIQDDSNHGTREKERIQVELETLKKFYALHLNQTLELTNLKQLQLKAKIESLQSAVLDLIQQQKSILVNQLAEAVAAQKQRLKQEKNLISRQTAKIQKELNQLPKKWASEKLIEHQIDMNARMVEELTKLVESKNISSNLEIAQSAPLDLATPPVKPLRPHLLLYAILGAIFGMCISCGFLFFNAFVKGFAVSQDHLAGAGVNIGGTISRLQETEMNILSSLIKSERGKFAVIGDLQFSFSRHLAKRLAQQGKKLFVIELGKAKRESIESHSSYETLFIEENASEAYNLSQVLKDAESSYDYVILSVSARPLSATSSMVLDLVETAYLLLKEETNIELQPLIQKSSKQNLVFILP
- a CDS encoding polysaccharide biosynthesis/export family protein gives rise to the protein MHLKFSILILFSFILFNSCSRPCCDYNVVGPDEFVIDSYRIRQGKLAILEMTGEEIPPLPHDALIEYQDVIVEDDVLNIVLYHPLRKEIQNAFDFINHAVGGFRVVNGEVDLPDIAPVKVEGLTLLEAQQKIQREIQQQYADAEVFISYRDRLSRKVDIAGNAEVPIMPADGKIRLYEMLSKARINPRANLFMSYVLRDGTPLSVDLYKLMNEGDMSQNIVMKGGDKIFIANPDDAVVMVMGEVNRPSAIEIPYGYISLPEAIVRAGGIPFTGNRRCIQIIRGDLACPKIYVISWEHIIHLPNRSMLLMPGDTIYVSEKPITQWNRFISQLTPSLVGTRDIFMTYEMF
- a CDS encoding Lpg1974 family pore-forming outer membrane protein, producing MSWKKWIVALSTVVSSTQFTPANASDYYSCDTGSDCGFSLCDCDPCEGWSIYADYLYWRPRRCDLDYAFTYVGAEGAIGGDVRKLAGICPSYDSGFRIGVLKACGDLDLGIHYTWFRSKDGSSINNVDQDFAIGITGSSGVVFSDIAGETPPLIEFAASDYKVELNQVDVELGYHLELSDCLATRLFSGFRYANIKQTRDSIYSSSIEDPLGEDSAADVIFQKADLDFYGLYIGNKASYKICDCFDFFGGLSLGIGVGEASQDFRYSGKSAGEGNEFIQGPLVSGSCWKSIAVLDLNVGITFPLCNVCCTDLAFSVGYEFHQWFNLGGFTDLSKSGDIGLVSSNCCDLGFDGLFVRLSAAF
- a CDS encoding Lpg1974 family pore-forming outer membrane protein — encoded protein: MSWKKWIVALSTVVFSTQFSPANAGSYSSCDTGSDCGFSFCDSDPCEGWSIYADYLYWRPRKCDLDYAITYIENGSELQEAFATGLSGICPSYDSGFRIGILKAFGDLDFGVHYTWFRSKDGSSINNVGEDFLILPTKIGSASLFVTDGIQLAASDYKIELNQVDVELGYHLELSDCLAARLFSGFRYANIKQTQDSVYSSNINDQFAESSLNQVDVIHQKADLDFYGLYVGNKASYKICDCFDFFGGLSLGIGVGEVSQDFDHKGKSIGGTDYTQADLVNESCWKSIAVLDLNVGITFPLCNVCCTDLAFSVGYEFHQWFNLGGFTSLSRTVDSEGEAAGRGLVSSNCCDLGFDGLFVRLSAAF